TAGCTAAGAACTGGAAAGGCCTGAATATCTCGCCGCTTCTGGATCAGCCAACCGCAAACGAGGGGAAATAGAAAACAGCACACCTGCACCTCTTCAGACAAATTCACCATGTCGGGCTCCGGCTCTGAATCGATGAACGGCCCTCAGGGTACTTCGGTACCGAAACCTGCAATCGATCCCTCTTCAGAATTTACTTCGCCACAGATCATGAACATCTCAAGCGATGAAGTAAACTATCTGATTTTCCGGTACGTCGATCATTACCCAAAAAACCCAGAGCCCAAGGATGCTCCTGCTGCTTTGCATCTACAAACCCTGACCCTAAATCAACCTGCCTTTCCTCTTGAACAGATACTTGCAGGAGTCAGGCTTTGTACATTCAGCCTTCTCTTTTGCTCACGAAAGTATGTTAGGAAGGACTGGTTTACGCTCGGCGGATAAAGCTTTACCTCCGGGGGCACTGATAtcttttttgcaaaaggGTCTACAATACGTTGGAATCGAGGAACGCCTTCGACATGACAGCACAGGAGGGAGAAAGGCTGCAACTGAGACGGAAGGAGACTTTTCTCTCCTTTCCCCTCTCACAGTGGCGACATTGGCAAGGAAAAACCCTCCGATTCAGTTGAATGTGCCACcagcggcagcagcagctgctATGAAGGCAAAGCTGGAAGTTGAATCAAAATTGCACGCTGAACGTATGTCAAATGTGATGGCTAGTCAGATTGCTACGAGCGGACCGTTGGCTCCAATCGGTCTACCACCGGTAATGGATATTCAAAATGCGCATTTCGCCAGGCAGGCATTGGCTGCGCAGGCAGCAGCAGCCCACGCGGCTGCGGCTCTCAGCCAACTGCAACAATTAGGGCACCAACCTACAGCAGTATCCGATTTGTTCTCCCAGCAAAAGCTGGCACAACCGCATGTCAATACTGCCGCAGAGCTTATGGGTCTGCAAAAAAATAACCTAGTCCAACAGGAAAGTACTGCTTCTTCTGGTGGAATAGATACACTAGCCGTCACTGCTCAAGGGGGGAAACGAGTCGCATCTGGGTCGAAACGAAGCATtaagaagcaaaagaaggatAAACCTGACccaagaaaaggaaaactCATTGACGATGCAAAGAAAAGTTTAGAAGGCAAAGAGTTGCATCCAATGGACGTTGAGGAAAACGACAACCAGGCGGACTCGGCTTCCTTTCCTGCTCACAAAGGAAACTCACCGCAGCCGCTACCAGCGCAGGAACCTTTGAATGGCCAGGCTGTGGAAATCAATGGATCAACGGGGCAAACGACTACTTCCGGGGTAAACGGTGGACAGCATGAATTCACAAGGAAGAACGTTGACCAGCAGCAACATTCCACTATCGATGTTGATAAAGAAGACGCCGCAACAGACGTTTCTCCGAAAGAAATATTGAAATTGGAAATGCATCAATCTGAAGTCTTTATGTGTGCTTGGAATCCTGTATTTTCGGATCTCATTGCCACGGGTAGTGGTGACGCATCGGCGAGAATATGGCAAATGCGTGGACTGTATGCTGCTGCTGGATTGACTACTGTGAAGTTGTTGCCGCACGGCACCGACCCAAGAGATAAGAAGAATAAGGATGTTACAACGCTTGAATGGTCGTCTGATGGGTTGTTATTGGCTACTGGAAGCTACGATGGAGTTGCTCGTGTCTGGGCGCGCAATGGAGCCCTCATGCATACGTTAAAGGGGCACAACGGTCCTATTTTTTCGTTGAAATGGAATAAGAGAGGGAATTTTCTGCTGTCCGGGAGTTACGACAAAACAACGATCGTTTGGGACGTTTCAGGACCAGCTGGGTTTGTGGAGCAACAATTTACTGACCATCAAGCACCCGCTCTCGACGTCGACTGGAAGGACGATGTGACATTCGCATCCTGCTCTACGGACAAAACGGTCCACATATGCCGAGTAGGTGTACCCAAGCCCTTAAAAGTTTATTCAGGACATACAGACGAAGTAAATGCCGTGAAATGGGATCCCTCAGGTCAGCTGCTAGCAAGTTGCTCGGACGATTGTACGGCCAAAGTTTGGGACGTGGAGTCTGATCGCACAGACCCGCTTCATGACCTTACGAGCCACCAGCAGGAAATATACACTGTAAAATGGAGCCCAACTGGTTCGGGTTCGAAAAATCCTTCGAAAAAAGCCGTTTTAGCGACGGCATCGTTCGATGGTTCAGTACGACTTTGGGACGTAAAAGACGGTTCCTGCTACCGAGTTTTCAATCGTCATCGAGACTCGGTGTACTCGGTTGCCTTTTCACCGTCGGGGGACTATCTTGCTAGCGGGTCTCTTGCTGGGCAAATGTATATCTGGAATATTGAGGAAGGGCGTCATATAAAGAGCTACAAGGGAAAGGGCGACATTTTTGAAGTGGCATGGAACAAAGAAGAGACTCGAGTAGCTGCTTGCTTCTCATCGAATGTCGTTGCGGTGATCGACTTTGACAAAAGCACAATCATATGACAATACCACTAAATGCTTAAGCAAATTGGTCACTAACAGTAGAGTCATTCTAATGCGTTATCGATTTGCTTGGCTGCCAATCTTTCAAATTCCTACCCATACTTCGCCATCAACTTGCGCTTCTTCTCAGCAATGGCAGCTAGCTCGTCAGCCGATCGTTTCTTTGGCGAAGCTAGCACGTTCAGTTCTTGCTGGCTCGATGTAGCCAGCAAGGGTACTGCCGATTTGCGTCTCACCGTAGCTTCATCCTGTATACTGTGTCCCCTGTGAAGCTGTTGTGCAAGAAGTCTTTTCGTCGTTGATGGTCGGCGAGCCCAACCCTTTTCGGCTGTCACCGTTTCTTTCTCTCGCCTTCTGACCTCCTCATATAATTCTCCCTCATCTCCACCATGAAGTCCCCGTACATCAGGAGAGTCTCTGCGTCCGACAGAGCTAGATTTTTCGTCCTTCCATTGTCCGTCCAGTGCATCAATCTCGCCCAACGAAACGGTTTCAGTGTTGCCATACTCTGGGAAAGTCACGACAAATTTTGGATACTTCAATGTTTGACCAGATGCCTCATCTCGAAAAATCACTCGGTCCACCATTGCTCGATACCACGTCACCGGGTTATCTTCATCGCCATATAAAGCCCTTATTTCAGCGCCTAAAGTTTGGAAGACCCGCATTCGTTGCTGATTCTCAAAGTGATGAAATGCTCGTTCAGCGATCTTTTCCGCCTGCAAAATTTTTACTTGAATGTCCCGTTCGGTTTGAATTGGAAGTCGAGGTAGGGAGGTTCCGTAAAAATCTCGGCTGCTGAATAAACTACGGACAAATTGACCAATGGTGCTCCGCTTCCCGCGATGTCCCGCTTCTATTACCAGCTCTTCCTCATCTTGCAAAGAGGATTCTATGAAGGACCATATTTGTTCCGGTGGTCCGGCGTAGCGCAAATATAGAAAGCCAATTCCTCGGATGTACGGCGAATCAGTATGTTTTAGCGTCAATTCCATCTGATGATTCGTCACGCGTAACGTTAAGAGCCGGAGTAACAGGCAAAACGCCGTACTCGGTGATTTGTCTAGCGCAAAGGGCTGTAGATATTTGACTTCGTAATATATCTCGTCGACGACAGCATTCCAGTCCAGCAATTTTTCGCAGCATTTTTGAAAGTAAAGCGATCGGACAGTATTACGCAATAAAAGAGGATTGAAGTGAAACGAGTCGGGCGCCCCCCACAAGGGTAGGACGCCTTTGGAACGAGCACGTAGCTGGCCGTCCTCAACAGCCTTGAGGAAAACTTCCTCAGCTCGTTGTTCGCGCTCCTTGACATTGCCTTCCTGGCGCCACAACGCAGCTCTCGACATATGCTAGACACCTACTTTGCGTTGAAAAGATAAGGTGAGCTCACTTCGATTGACTCTTTGGCCTTTTCTGGGCTCTTGCGAAGACGCCTTGGGATGGTATGGGAAAGACTTTCACGGTCAGGCATCGCCAGTAAGACTTCTTTCGCGGCTATTTAGgaaggttttgttgtttttttAAATGCGAGCACCGTGTTACCAACATGTGTGCGATTTTTTGAGCCCTCACCCTAGTACCCTTAATTTTCCGGCTATTTAAATTTTttgcactgactgtgataggATGTTTTACCACTTTTCGCTTTACTCAAATGAGCAGCATCACATCGCGAGGGAAAGGGCCACCGTGCTTTCCCAGCGGCAGTGCCCATCGTTCTATCAACCCCCCTTCCAGGACTTTACCGCTACAAGCGCTGACTGCGAGCTCGTATTGTCACTTGCATCAAGGTATGTCCTTGTTGAGGCCAATTTGGACACGGATTGGAAATATGCTGTAGCCGGAATAGCTTGACTGCTAACAGCGTTTTGTAGTTAAAAGACGCGACGTTGTTTCGGGCGGGTCGAGATACTTGGCTAGCAAGGCAGCATATCCGTTCCATCCTCGGAAATGTCGTGCAAAGTATATGAGCGGGATTTTCGATCGATGGACGATCATTCTGTCCGAGAGCATCGTCGCATCCAATATCTCACATTTCTTCCGTTCTTATCATGT
The Phaeodactylum tricornutum CCAP 1055/1 chromosome 7, whole genome shotgun sequence DNA segment above includes these coding regions:
- a CDS encoding predicted protein encodes the protein INLPFLLNRYLQESGFVHSAFSFAHESMLGRTGLRSADKALPPGALISFLQKGLQYVGIEERLRHDSTGGRKAATETEGDFSLLSPLTLAQPHVNTAAELMGLQKNNLVQQESTASSGGIDTLAVTAQGGKRVASGSKRSIKKQKKDKPDPRKGKLIDDAKKSLEGKELHPMDVEENDNQADSASFPAHKGNSPQPLPAQEPLNGQAVEINGSTGQTTTSGVNGGQHEFTRKNVDQQQHSTIDVDKEDAATDVSPKEILKLEMHQSEVFMCAWNPVFSDLIATGSGDASARIWQMRGLYAAAGLTTVKLLPHGTDPRDKKNKDVTTLEWSSDGLLLATGSYDGVARVWARNGALMHTLKGHNGPIFSLKWNKRGNFLLSGSYDKTTIVWDVSGPAGFVEQQFTDHQAPALDVDWKDDVTFASCSTDKTVHICRVGVPKPLKVYSGHTDEVNAVKWDPSGQLLASCSDDCTAKVWDVESDRTDPLHDLTSHQQEIYTVKWSPTGSGSKNPSKKAVLATASFDGSVRLWDVKDGSCYRVFNRHRDSVYSVAFSPSGDYLASGSLAGQMYIWNIEEGRHIKSYKGKGDIFEVAWNKEETRVAACFSSNVVAVIDFDKSTII
- a CDS encoding predicted protein; protein product: MSRAALWRQEGNVKEREQRAEEVFLKAVEDGQLRARSKGVLPLWGAPDSFHFNPLLLRNTVRSLYFQKCCEKLLDWNAVVDEIYYEVKYLQPFALDKSPSTAFCLLLRLLTLRVTNHQMELTLKHTDSPYIRGIGFLYLRYAGPPEQIWSFIESSLQDEEELVIEAGHRGKRSTIGQFVRSLFSSRDFYGTSLPRLPIQTERDIQVKILQAEKIAERAFHHFENQQRMRVFQTLGAEIRALYGDEDNPVTWYRAMVDRVIFRDEASGQTLKYPKFVVTFPEYGNTETVSLGEIDALDGQWKDEKSSSVGRRDSPDVRGLHGGDEGELYEEVRRREKETVTAEKGWARRPSTTKRLLAQQLHRGHSIQDEATVRRKSAVPLLATSSQQELNVLASPKKRSADELAAIAEKKRKLMAKYG